A region of uncultured Draconibacterium sp. DNA encodes the following proteins:
- a CDS encoding nucleoside kinase — protein sequence MRDVEIYCRNTHMTHSYPMGTSLLEISKDLNIKLQNQVCGAIVNHQVKELSFCVVKPKHIEFIDFTHSDGMRMYIRSLIFVLYAAVKEVFPHVAFKVQNGISNGYFCELQGLEREISDSDIFSIKQEMNALIEADIPFVKKGIITSHAVDLLVKQGLEEKARLFEQQGRMYSYLYFLNDIGDYFYGNLLPSTGYISNYGLVPYFDGLLLQIPKRKHFDKLHKIVYNDKLFEIFQEQKDWAEILNVSTIGSLNDFALQNRSGDIIKISEALHEKKIAEIANQISARGNGTKVVLVAGPSASGKTTFSKRLGVQLAVNGMRPYQVSLDDYFVDREHTPKDENGEYDFEALEAIDIEFFNHQLIELFEGKEVRLPKFDFHSGKRVQNGKTLKLDKDDILIVEGIHGMNPRLLTDVKEQNTFKIFISALTQISVDEHTHISTADNRLLRRMIRDSRYRGYRAADTIKRWPSVRKGEEKNIFPYQENADVMFNSATIYELAVLKKYAEPILKLVLENQPEYMESTRLLEFLSYFKPISDEEIPPTSLLREFLGGSSFAY from the coding sequence ATGAGAGACGTTGAAATTTATTGCCGAAATACACATATGACCCATTCTTATCCTATGGGCACATCATTACTCGAAATCAGTAAAGATTTAAATATAAAACTCCAAAACCAGGTTTGTGGCGCTATTGTAAACCACCAGGTTAAGGAGTTGTCGTTTTGTGTGGTAAAACCCAAACATATTGAATTTATAGACTTTACCCATTCGGACGGGATGAGAATGTACATACGGAGTTTAATTTTTGTATTGTACGCCGCCGTTAAGGAAGTTTTTCCGCATGTGGCATTCAAAGTGCAAAACGGCATCAGTAACGGCTATTTTTGCGAACTTCAGGGACTGGAGCGCGAAATCTCCGACTCTGATATCTTTTCCATAAAACAGGAGATGAATGCACTTATCGAGGCCGATATTCCTTTTGTAAAAAAAGGCATTATTACATCGCACGCCGTTGACCTGCTGGTAAAACAAGGACTGGAAGAAAAAGCCCGGTTGTTTGAGCAGCAGGGGCGCATGTACTCTTACCTTTATTTCCTGAACGATATTGGCGATTATTTCTACGGCAACCTCTTGCCCTCAACCGGTTACATCTCAAATTATGGTCTGGTACCATATTTTGATGGTTTGTTGTTGCAGATTCCGAAGAGAAAACACTTCGATAAGCTGCATAAAATCGTGTACAACGATAAACTTTTCGAGATCTTTCAGGAACAAAAAGACTGGGCCGAAATTCTGAACGTATCCACCATTGGCAGTTTGAACGATTTTGCACTTCAGAACCGCAGTGGCGATATCATAAAAATATCGGAAGCGCTGCACGAGAAAAAGATCGCTGAAATTGCCAACCAGATATCGGCGCGCGGAAACGGAACCAAAGTGGTGCTGGTTGCCGGGCCATCGGCTTCGGGAAAAACCACATTTAGCAAACGATTGGGCGTGCAACTGGCAGTAAACGGTATGCGCCCGTACCAGGTATCGCTCGACGATTATTTTGTTGATCGCGAACACACTCCGAAAGATGAGAATGGCGAGTACGATTTTGAGGCGCTTGAAGCCATCGATATTGAGTTCTTTAATCACCAGTTGATCGAACTTTTTGAAGGCAAAGAAGTGCGCTTGCCCAAGTTTGATTTTCACAGCGGCAAACGTGTACAAAATGGAAAAACGCTAAAACTCGATAAAGATGATATTCTGATCGTGGAAGGAATTCACGGAATGAATCCAAGACTTTTAACCGATGTAAAGGAACAGAATACGTTTAAGATCTTCATTTCTGCACTAACCCAGATTTCGGTGGATGAGCATACACATATTTCCACGGCCGACAACCGCTTGCTGCGGCGTATGATTCGCGACAGCCGATACCGTGGCTACCGTGCTGCAGATACGATAAAACGCTGGCCGTCGGTGCGAAAGGGCGAGGAGAAAAATATATTCCCTTACCAGGAAAATGCGGATGTAATGTTTAACTCGGCAACCATTTATGAGCTGGCGGTTTTGAAAAAATATGCCGAGCCGATATTAAAGTTAGTGCTCGAAAACCAGCCGGAGTACATGGAATCAACGCGTTTACTGGAATTCCTGTCGTACTTTAAACCCATTAGCGATGAGGAAATCCCGCCAACTTCATTACTTCGGGAGTTTCTGGGAGGTAGTAGTTTCGCTTATTAG